The following nucleotide sequence is from Salinispirillum sp. LH 10-3-1.
CACAAAGGTGGTATAGGCACCCAGCATCATCATTTCGCCGTGCGCCATGTTGATCACCCCCATCACGCCGAAGGTGATCGCCAGCCCGATGGCGGCCAGCAGCAATACCGAGCCTAAGCTCAAGCCAAAGAACACATTGTCCATTTGGCGGAAGAAACGCACACGGCCTTCGATTTTCTCCAATACTCGCTCTGCTTCAGCACGCACCTTGGGGTCGGTTTCCGCCGCCGCCAGTTTGCGCGTCAGTGCATTGCGCACATCGCTGTTCAGCGAGTCTTGCAGGGTGTTTAACGCGGCCAACTGCACCGGCACCGTGCCGTAGTTGAAGTCCAGCAGTGCAATGTTGTGCAACAGAATGCGCCGCACAGGCTCGTGGGTTTCGGTTTCCAACGCTGTTTCAATCAAGGTGCGGTTTTCAGGGTCTGCCGCGCGCAATAAACGCCGCGCCGCTTCCAAACGCTGAGCGTCCGTACCTGTGCTTAAGCGCAAAGCCCCCAGCGTGACGCCGAGGGTTTGGCGCAAGCTGTTATTCACTGATATAGGCCGCACTGCTCGCCGACCCACGCCTTCGGTGATGTCGCCATTCAGCACGTCCGTAACCGTGAAGCCACTATCGCTGGATTCGGCAAACACCACGCGGTCGGGGTTACGCACGAAATACAGCTCACCGTCGTTCCACGCATTAAGAATATCCAATGCGCGGTCGTCACCCGATTGGGCAATGTCACCGACCAAGCGCGCTTTCTCAGGGAAGCCTGCTTCAATCAAGCGCAGCACCTGCGCTTCGAAGTCGGCGGCGGTTGCGGCCATGCTGGTTAACAGCACAGCCAGCAAAGATAATATTTTGGTCCAGCGTTTCATGATGGTCCTTTGATCAGTTCTCATTGATTACCTGCACATCATTGAGGGGAAAACACCTCAAGCGAGGTGAAATATGCCCTTCCCTATGGGCTTCGTGGGGACGCCGTAAAAGCCTATCAGACGCATCCATGCGCCTGACCCTTCGGGCTCCCTGCGGTCGTGCAAATTCGTTCCAGACGAATTTGTCCCTGCTGGCTCGGTTGCGGCCGTCCGGGCCGCAAACGCCCCACTACGCCCATAGGGAAGGGCATACTTCAAACCTCGCCCCA
It contains:
- the urtB gene encoding urea ABC transporter permease subunit UrtB yields the protein MKRWTKILSLLAVLLTSMAATAADFEAQVLRLIEAGFPEKARLVGDIAQSGDDRALDILNAWNDGELYFVRNPDRVVFAESSDSGFTVTDVLNGDITEGVGRRAVRPISVNNSLRQTLGVTLGALRLSTGTDAQRLEAARRLLRAADPENRTLIETALETETHEPVRRILLHNIALLDFNYGTVPVQLAALNTLQDSLNSDVRNALTRKLAAAETDPKVRAEAERVLEKIEGRVRFFRQMDNVFFGLSLGSVLLLAAIGLAITFGVMGVINMAHGEMMMLGAYTTFVVQKFLPISLDYSLLVAVPLAFLVAGAVGVLMERGIIRFLYGRPLETLLATFGISLILQQTVRSIFGPLNQAVANPSWMSGSWVINGAFSITYNRLFIVIFAIMVFLSLLFVLRHTRFGLQMRAVTQNRAMANSMGIRSGWVDALTFGLGSGVAGIAGVALSQLTNVGPNLGQAYIIDSFLVVVFGGVGNLWGTLVAALSLGVANKLIEPYTGAVLAKIVLLIGVILFIQKRPRGLFALKGRAVEG